The following coding sequences lie in one Benincasa hispida cultivar B227 chromosome 6, ASM972705v1, whole genome shotgun sequence genomic window:
- the LOC120080148 gene encoding uncharacterized protein LOC120080148 yields the protein MGLSPSSSTSISRSHYNIHKLFLLCNYILLGAASSCIFLTLSLRLVPSVCGFFIIFLHAFTIAGAVSGCAMASAATGRWFGVHMVFTVLTAIFQGSVTVLVFTRTSDFLGELKSYVREEDGSVILKLGGGLSGLIFCLEWIVLVLAFCLKYYMYVEGNGSVEGLKRSGKVQQFEDSTWAAPFPV from the coding sequence ATGGGTCTTTCACCTTCGTCTTCAACCTCCATTTCTAGGTCACACTACAACATCCACAAGCTTTTCCTCCTCTGCAACTACATTCTCCTCGGCGCCGCCTCCAGCTGCATTTTCCTTACTCTCTCCCTCCGCCTCGTCCCCTCCGTTTGCGGCTTCTTCATTATCTTCCTCCACGCCTTCACCATTGCCGGTGCGGTCTCTGGCTGCGCCATGGCCTCCGCCGCTACTGGCCGCTGGTTCGGCGTCCATATGGTTTTCACCGTCCTCACAGCTATCTTCCAAGGCTCTGTTACGGTACTGGTCTTCACTAGGACCAGCGATTTCCTTGGCGAGTTGAAATCGTATGTTCGAGAGGAAGACGGATCGGTGATTCTGAAATTGGGCGGCGGATTGAGCGGATTGATCTTTTGTTTGGAGTGGATTGTTCTGGTTCTTGCGTTTTGTTTGAAGTATTATATGTATGTTGAAGGAAATGGAAGTGTTGAGGGTTTGAAGAGGAGTGGTAAGGTTCAGCAATTTGAAGATTCAACTTGGGCAGCACCATTCCCTGTTTAG
- the LOC120080229 gene encoding stearoyl-[acyl-carrier-protein] 9-desaturase, chloroplastic-like, translating into MAALKLNPPLNLSSHNLPFNHHRHRRSPTLLMASTLHSLSTSTEGPKKPYFPPREVHVQVTHSMPPQKMEIFKSLEDWAEKNILVHLKPVESCWQPQDYLPDPESDGFYDQVKEIRERSKDIPDDYFVVLVGDMITEEALPTYQTMLNTLDGVRDETGASLTSWAIWTRAWTAEENRHGDLLNKYLYLSGRVDMKQIEKTIQYLIGSGMDPKTENNPYLGFIYTSFQERATFISHGNTARLAKEHGDFKLAQICGIIASDEKRHETAYTKIVEKLFEVDPDGTVMALADMMKKKISMPAHLMYDGQDNDLFEHFSSVAQRLGVYTARDYADILEFLVSRWKIENLTGLSGEGRKAQDFVCGLPPRIRRLEERAQSRAKQARRVPFSWIFGREIQV; encoded by the exons ATGGCTGCTCTCAAGCTCAATCCCCCACTGAACCTCTCATCTCACAATCTCCCTTTCAACCACCATCGCCATCGCAGATCTCCCACTCTTCTCATGGCCTCCACTCTCCACTCTCTCTCCAC ATCGACAGAGGGACCAAAGAAGCCATATTTCCCTCCCAGGGAAGTACATGTCCAAGTGACTCATTCCATGCCACCTCAAAAGATGGAGATCTTCAAATCATTGGAAGATTGGGCAGAGAAGAACATCTTGGTTCACCTAAAACCTGTTGAAAGTTGTTGGCAACCTCAAGATTATCTCCCAGACCCGGAATCCGATGGTTTCTATGACCAAGTCAAGGAAATAAGGGAGAGATCGAAGGATATTCCTGATGACTATTTTGTGGTGTTGGTTGGGGACATGATCACTGAAGAAGCGCTTCCAACTTACCAGACAATGCTGAACACCCTCGATGGTGTTCGTGATGAGACTGGTGCAAGCCTGACCTCGTGGGCAATATGGACGAGGGCATGGACTGCCGAAGAGAATAGACATGGTGACCTTCTGAATAAGTACCTTTATTTGTCAGGACGAGTCGATATGAAGCAGATTGAAAAGACCATCCAGTACCTTATTGGATCAGGAATG GATCCCAAAACAGAAAACAATCCATATCTTGGTTTCATCTACACCTCATTTCAAGAGAGGGCAACTTTCATCTCCCATGGGAACACTGCTAGGCTAGCCAAGGAGCATGGTGATTTTAAGCTGGCACAGATATGTGGTATAATTGCATCTGATGAAAAGCGCCATGAGACTGCATACACCAAGATCGTTGAGAAGCTTTTTGAGGTCGACCCTGATGGCACAGTTATGGCTTTAGCTGAcatgatgaagaaaaaaatctcaatgCCTGCCCATTTGATGTACGACGGCCAAGACAACGATCTTTTTGAGCACTTCTCATCTGTTGCTCAGCGGCTCGGAGTTTACACTGCTAGAGACTACGCTGACATTCTGGAGTTCCTCGTCAGTAGATGGAAAATAGAGAATTTGACAGGTCTCTCAGGCGAGGGACGCAAAGCACAAGATTTTGTGTGCGGATTGCCTCCAAGGATTAGAAGGCTGGAAGAGAGGGCTCAAAGCAGAGCCAAACAAGCACGAAGAGTCCCATTTAGCTGGATCTTCGGCCGAGAAATACAAGTGTAG